Proteins encoded by one window of Vitis vinifera cultivar Pinot Noir 40024 chromosome 10, ASM3070453v1:
- the LOC100262495 gene encoding uncharacterized protein LOC100262495: MKAVVITTPGDPQVLQVQEVENPEIGDDEVLIRVEAAAINQADTLQRKGLHPPPKGGSPYPGLECSGIIEAVGKAVVRWKVGDQVCALLSGGGYAEKVAAPAGLVLPVPSGVSLKDAAGIPEVACTVWSSVFMMSQLSAGETFLVHGGSSGIGIFAIQIAKHIGARVFVTAGNEEKLAVCKDLGADVCINYKTEDFVARVKEETGGKGVDVILDNIGGAYFQRNIDSLNVDGRLFIIGFQGGTVAEVNLSGLLARRLTVQAAGLRNRSLENKAVIVSEVEKNVWPAIMAGKVKTVVYKYFPLTDAAEAHLLMESGKHFGKILLIP, from the exons ATGAAAGCCGTAGTGATCACCACTCCCGGCGATCCCCAAGTTCTCCAGGTGCAAGAAGTCGAAAACCCTGAAATTGGAGATGATGAAGTTCTAATTAGAGTGGAGGCCGCTGCCATTAATCAAGCAGATACGCTTCAGAGGAAGGGCTTACACCCTCCCCCCAAAGGCGGCAGTCCCTACCCCGGTCTCGAATGTTCTGGAATCATCGAAGCTGTTGGAAAGGCCGTCGTCCGATGGAAGGTTGGCGATCAG GTGTGTGCTCTTCTTTCTGGTGGAGGGTATGCTGAAAAAGTGGCTGCTCCAGCTGGGCTAGTTCTTCCTGTTCCATCTGGTGTTTCCCTGAAGGATGCTGCTGGTATTCCTGAGGTTGCATGTACTGTTTGGTCAAGTGTTTTTATGATGAGCCAACTGTCTGCAGGAGAAACATTCCTG GTTCATGGGGGTTCAAGTGGAATTGGTATCTTTGCTATTCAAATAGCAAAACACATAGGAGCAAGGGTATTTGTTACAGCAG GAAATGAGGAAAAATTAGCTGTTTGCAAGGATCTTGGAGCAGATGTGTGCATCAATTACAAGACTGAAGACTTTGTTGCACGGGTGAAGGAGGAAACAGGAGGGAAAG GTGTTGATGTTATACTGGATAATATTGGAGGAGCCTACTTTCAGCGAAATATCGATAGTTTAAATGTTGATGGGAGGctttttattattggttttcaGGGTGGAACAGTTGCAGAAGTAAATCTTTCAGGTTTACTTGCAAGGCGCCTTACAGTGCAAG CGGCTGGTTTGCGAAACAGAAGTCTGGAAAACAAAGCTGTAATTGTGAGTGAGGTGGAGAAGAATGTTTGGCCTGCAATCATGGCCGGAAAGGTTAAGACTGTGGTGTACAAGTATTTTCCATTGACGGATGCAGCAGAGGCTCACCTGCTCATGGAAAGCGGCAAGCATTTTGGGAAGATACTGCTCATTCCATGA
- the LOC100257380 gene encoding uncharacterized protein LOC100257380, which yields MCLIGGDGSRGRYDHGPGGKPRPPIKPQRVTCYNRGSKCFLKYVTCPVQCPQVQPKDGKSKGCFLDCYSPKCEAVCRASTVRPAVMKAVVITTPGDPQVLQVQEVENPEIGDNEVLIRVEASALNRADTLQRKGLHPPPKGSSPYPGLECSGIIEAVGKAVVRWKVGDQVCALLAGGGYAEKVSVPAGQVLPVPSGVSLKDAAAIPEVACTVWSTVFMMSRLTAGETFLVNFRSLLSSGNEEKLAVCKDLGADVCINYKTEDFVARVKEETGGKGVDVILDNIGGAYFQRNIDSLNVDGRLFIIGFQGGTVAEVNLSGLLARRLTVQAAGLRNRSLENKAAIVSEVEKNVWPAIAAGKVKPVVYKYFPLTEAAEAHQLMESSNHVGKILLIP from the exons ATGTGTCTCATTGGGGGTGATGGAAGCAGGGGCAGGTACGACCACGGTCCAGGAGGCAAACCACGACCACCTATCAAGCCACAGCGTGTGACATGCTACAACCGTGGTAGCAAATGCTTTTTGAAATATGTAACATGCCCAGTTCAGTGTCCCCAGGTCCAACCTAAAGATGGGAAATCTAAGGGATGCTTTCTTGATTGTTACTCCCCCAAATGTGAGGCTGTTTGCAGAG CTTCAACAGTCCGGCCTGCAGTCATGAAAGCCGTAGTGATCACCACTCCCGGCGATCCCCAAGTTCTCCAAGTGCAAGAAGTCGAAAACCCTGAAATCGGAGATAATGAAGTTCTAATTAGAGTGGAGGCCTCTGCTCTTAATCGAGCGGATACGCTTCAGAGGAAGGGCTTGCATCCTCCCCCCAAAGGCAGCAGTCCCTACCCCGGTCTCGAATGTTCTGGAATCATCGAAGCTGTTGGAAAGGCCGTCGTCCGATGGAAGGTTGGCGATCAG GTGTGTGCTCTTCTTGCTGGAGGAGGGTATGCTGAAAAAGTGTCTGTTCCAGCTGGGCAAGTTCTTCCTGTCCCATCTGGTGTTTCCCTGAAGGATGCTGCTGCTATTCCTGAGGTTGCATGTACTGTTTGGTCAACTGTTTTTATGATGAGCCGGCTAACTGCAGGAGAAACATTTCTGGTGAATTTTCGGTCTCTTTTATCTTCTG gaaatgaagaaaaattagctGTTTGCAAGGATCTTGGAGCAGATGTGTGCATCAATTACAAGACTGAAGACTTTGTTGCACGGGTGAAGGAGGAAACAGGAGGGAAAG GTGTTGATGTTATACTGGATAATATTGGAGGAGCCTACTTTCAGCGAAATATCGATAGTTTAAATGTTGATGGGAGGctttttattattggttttcaGGGTGGAACAGTTGCAGAAGTAAATCTTTCAGGTTTACTTGCAAGGCGCCTTACAGTGCAAG CGGCTGGTTTGCGAAACAGAAGTCTGGAAAATAAAGCTGCAATTGTGAGTGAGGTGGAGAAGAATGTTTGGCCTGCAATCGCGGCTGGAAAGGTTAAGCCTGTGGTGTACAAGTATTTTCCATTGACGGAGGCAGCAGAGGCTCACCAGCTCATGGAAAGCAGCAACCATGTTGGGAAGATACTGCTCATTCCATGA
- the LOC100258948 gene encoding uncharacterized protein LOC100258948 produces MEVICIIIDETGRKPNCNGVGAACFDPRFIGGDGIVFYFHGKGNEHFSLVSDINLQINSRFTGLRPAVRTRDYTWIQALGLMFGSHTFTLEATRTEKWDNEEDHLQFSYDGEALSIPERLYSEWTSPENNLKVERIASKNSAIVTLSEAVEISVNVIPVTEEDNRIHNYQIPSNDSFAHLEVQFRFFNLSAQVEGVLGQTYQPNFHNTAKAGVAMPIVGGADKYRTSSLLSADCKSCLFSPSNNVTGEGLLSMEYATLDCTGGVGSGNGIVCRK; encoded by the coding sequence ATGGAAGTAATCTGTATTATTATTGATGAAACAGGACGTAAACCAAATTGCAATGGCGTGGGAGCTGCCTGCTTTGACCCTCGCTTCATAGGTGGAGATGGCATTGTGTTCTACTTCCATGGCAAGGGCAATGAGCATTTCAGCCTGGTCTCTGAtatcaatctccaaatcaattCCCGGTTCACTGGTCTCCGCCCTGCTGTAAGAACCCGGGACTATACATGGATCCAGGCCTTGGGTCTCATGTTTGGCTCTCACACCTTTACCCTTGAAGCCACAAGAACTGAAAAATGGGACAACGAGGAGGATCACTTGCAGTTCTCTTATGATGGAGAAGCTTTGTCCATTCCCGAAAGGCTCTACTCGGAATGGACCTCTCCAGAAAATAATCTCAAAGTGGAGAGAATTGCAAGCAAGAACAGCGCCATAGTCACCCTCTCCGAAGCTGTAGAGATATCAGTTAATGTGATTCCAGTGACGGAGGAAGATAACAGAATCCACAATTACCAGATACCTTCCAACGACAGTTTCGCCCACTTGGAAGTACAATTCAGGTTCTTTAATCTGTCAGCTCAAGTAGAGGGAGTTCTTGGGCAGACTTACCAACCTAACTTCCACAATACAGCAAAAGCGGGTGTTGCAATGCCTATTGTTGGTGGGGCGGACAAGTACAGGACTAGTTCTCTTCTCTCGGCAGACTGTAAGTCATGCCTGTTCTCTCCCAGCAACAACGTGACAGGAGAGGGCTTACTATCAATGGAATATGCCACACTTGACTGCACCGGTGGGGTTGGCAGCGGCAATGGAATAGTGTGCAGGAAATGA
- the LOC100258152 gene encoding uncharacterized protein LOC100258152 yields MKASSIQSVVIVLLLCVSLGVMEAGAGTAKTGPGGKPTGPGGKPTGPGGKPTGPGGKPTGPGGKPSGPGGKPRGPGGKPRGPGGKPRGPGGKPQPPVKPQRVTCYNRGSKCFLKYVTCPVECPKVQPKDGKSKGCFLDCYSPKCEAVCRGRKPNCNGVGAACFDPRFIGGDGIMFYFHGRSNEHFSLVSDINLQINSRFIGLRPAGRTRDYTWIQALGLMFGSHTFTLEATRTEKWDGKEDHLQFSYDGEALSIPEGLYSEWTSPENNLKVERIASKNSATVTLSEAVEILVNVIPVTEEDNRIHNYQIPSNDSFAHLEAQFRFFNLSAQVEGVLGQTYQPNFHNTAKAGVAMPIVGGADKYRTSSILSADCKSCLFSPSNNVTGEGLLSMEYATLDCTGGVGSGNGIVCRK; encoded by the exons ATGAAGGCATCAAGCATTCAATCCGTGGTGATAGTTCTCCTATTATGTGTCTCATTGGGGGTGATGGAAGCAGGGGCAGGTACTGCCAAAACAGGTCCAGGAGGCAAACCAACAGGTCCAGGAGGCAAACCAACAGGTCCAGGAGGCAAACCAACAGGTCCAGGAGGCAAACCAACAGGTCCAGGAGGAAAACCATCAGGTCCAGGAGGCAAACCAAGAGGTCCTGGAGGCAAACCAAGAGGTCCTGGAGGCAAACCAAGAGGTCCTGGAGGCAAACCACAACCGCCTGTCAAGCCACAGCGTGTGACATGCTACAACCGTGGTAGCAAATGCTTTTTGAAATATGTAACCTGTCCAGTTGAGTGTCCCAAGGTCCAACCGAAAGATGGGAAATCTAAGGGATGCTTTCTTGATTGTTACTCCCCCAAATGTGAGGCTGTTTGCAGAG GGCGTAAACCAAATTGCAATGGCGTGGGAGCTGCCTGCTTTGATCCTCGTTTCATAGGTGGAGACGGGATCATGTTCTACTTCCATGGCAGGAGCAATGAGCATTTCAGCTTGGTCTCTGATATCAACCTCCAAATCAATTCCCGATTCATTGGTCTCCGCCCTGCTGGACGAACCCGAGACTATACATGGATCCAGGCCTTGGGTCTCATGTTTGGCTCTCACACCTTTACACTTGAAGCCACAAGAACTGAAAAATGGGACGGCAAGGAAGATCACTTGCAGTTCTCTTATGATGGAGAAGCTTTGTCCATTCCAGAAGGGCTCTACTCGGAATGGACATCTCCAGAAAATAATCTCAAAGTGGAGAGAATTGCAAGCAAGAACAGCGCCACAGTCACCCTCTCAGAAGCTGTAGAGATATTAGTTAATGTGATTCCAGTGACGGAGGAAGATAACAGAATCCACAATTACCAGATACCTTCCAACGACAGTTTCGCCCACTTGGAAGCACAATTCAGGTTCTTTAATCTGTCAGCTCAAGTAGAGGGAGTTCTTGGGCAGACTTACCAACCTAACTTCCACAATACAGCAAAAGCGGGTGTTGCAATGCCTATTGTTGGTGGGGCGGACAAGTACAGGACTAGTTCTATTCTCTCGGCAGACTGTAAGTCATGCCTGTTCTCTCCCAGCAACAACGTGACAGGAGAGGGCTTACTATCAATGGAATATGCCACACTTGACTGCACTGGTGGGGTTGGCAGCGGCAATGGAATAGTGTGCAGGAAATGA